Part of the Legionella cardiaca genome, GAAGATGCAGAAATTTCCGAGGCAATTGTAACCGCCCAGCTATACCAATAATTCCATGCCAAAGCATAGCCTAAGGAGGGATCAACGAATTTAGCCGCGTAAACACAAAACGAACCAGTAGTTGGCATGAATGCCGCCATTTCACCTAGACTGGTCATCAGATAGTAAACCATCATTCCCATAATGAGATAAGCCAGTAATGTCCCTCCTGGCCCGGCAAGTGACAAGGCATTGCCACTCGCTAAAAAGATACCCGTTCCGATGGAGCCACCAAGAGTAATCATACTTAGCATTCGGGCATTTAGCTTTCGCTGCAACGAATGCTCTTTAGGTATATCCTGCATCTAATCATCCTTGAACTATTGCACACTCGTAAACTAATGAGCAACTAAGGTCATTCTAATCGTTGAGGAATTCACAAAGTAAACGTTGGAAATGGTGTGTGCCTTGCTCTTTTGTGGGAGAATACCGTCCCGTATCATAGAATCGGGAACGCACGCCTTTTTGGACCGATTCAACCACCGCCTCATCTTCTCGTTCTACCTTATCAAGCTCCCCCCCTGCTCCTTTTCCCAATTTATCTGCATCAAGTACATAGGTTAGGAAAGAAACTTTGGTTAACTCAAGACCAAGTGGCTTTACAACGTTAACAGAACATCCCCAAGGATAAAAATTAAGCATGGTATTGGGAAATAGCCAATAATAGTAAGCAGCCACTTGTTTCCCATAGTCAGGTGAATCTTTAGGTAAATCAAAGCTTTCTTCACCATTGCTTGCCAAGGCTAATTGTAAATTGCAATAACGATACAGCTCCGTTGTGTAGGTATTACAATCAATTACCTGTCTTAATGAATGGTGTACAAAAGGAATATGTAACGCTTCAAGATAATTTTCACAATATAAAGCCCAATGTGCTTTTACCAAATAATCACGTGAACGATTAATATCAAGACGCATGTTTTCTATAGGCAACCAATAAAGGCGCTCTTTAATATCAGCCATAACCTCCTGAAATGGCATTGCAGGAGATAATGAGGCAAATATAAACGGCTCCAGGCACCCGAATGGTATGTGCTGAAGGTTATCTTTAGTGGATGGAAAATCTTTTGTTTTTTCAAACTCAGGCATATGAAGCAATTCACCGCAACGATTGAATCGCCGCCCATGATAAGAACATTTTATTTTATGAACCGTGCAAGGAGCATCAATTAAAAGATTACCGCGATGTGTGCAAACATTGCTTAAACAGCGCAAAGTCTCTTCATCTCTGATGAATAACAACGGTTCATCCAGGAATCCTGGCAACAAGGTAAAGGGATGCGCCTGTCCGCTTAATCGCAATACCTCTGAACTTAAACAAAACTGCCAGGTCTTCGCAAATAGTTTCTCTTTTGTTTGTTCAAACCAATCGGGTGAAGTATAAAATGAAGAAGGGATGGTAGATGCTTTTTCAATATCAGGATCAACATAAAAAGACTTCATGGGTACTTCCTTATACAATGCAAGTTAAACCTTTCCTACGGCACGCTGAATTGGCTATTTGGCTTAAACAGCTATTCATCTGGCGTGGCTAAAGCTATTGCATTTCCTTATCGCCTGTCAACTAATTATCTCTCTGTGTCCTATTGAAACGATGGGATAGCTGCATAAATTGCGTAGTTTTGATCAGTATGCTGCAAGGCGTTATTGGTTAAAATTTAATCATCATGTATTATGGGTTTTTCTGATGTCAAAAGAGAAATTA contains:
- a CDS encoding SRPBCC family protein, which codes for MKSFYVDPDIEKASTIPSSFYTSPDWFEQTKEKLFAKTWQFCLSSEVLRLSGQAHPFTLLPGFLDEPLLFIRDEETLRCLSNVCTHRGNLLIDAPCTVHKIKCSYHGRRFNRCGELLHMPEFEKTKDFPSTKDNLQHIPFGCLEPFIFASLSPAMPFQEVMADIKERLYWLPIENMRLDINRSRDYLVKAHWALYCENYLEALHIPFVHHSLRQVIDCNTYTTELYRYCNLQLALASNGEESFDLPKDSPDYGKQVAAYYYWLFPNTMLNFYPWGCSVNVVKPLGLELTKVSFLTYVLDADKLGKGAGGELDKVEREDEAVVESVQKGVRSRFYDTGRYSPTKEQGTHHFQRLLCEFLND